The following is a genomic window from Thaumasiovibrio subtropicus.
GCTTTGGTAGCGTTTGGGCTCACTATGAAGATGGTCATGTTGCAGACGCGCAAGTTGTCGTCTTACTGATTAACAATGAGACAAATCAGTACGAGAAAGTGATTTTCGACGATAGTGACCTAGGTTACTACGACGGTTCTGGTGAGTTTGTCGCTAATGTCACCTCGAGCAACGGTTTTGATGAAATCCGCATCTACACAGAACAGGGTGATGCGTCTAATGCTGATTCAGGTAAGAACAGTAATATTACTTTCCAAGGTATCGATATTGTTGATGCTGAGGTGAGTGAAGTTATCGACTACACAGCCAAAGACAGTGATGGAGGTGAGCATAGCTCTACAGTAACTATCGATGTCGATAGCACTAAGGACGCCTTGAATGATGCACCGACAATTGGAGTGGTCGCGTTTAGTGATTCTGCTCAAGAAGACACTGCGATCACACTCGACCTCAATGAGATCATTTCAGCAGCTCAAGATGCCGATGGTGACGAGATTGTCATTACTGGCCTAACGGTTGATGCGCAATATGGCGAGCTAACCTTAACTGAGTCGAATGGACAAATTACGGGTGCAGTGTTCACCCCGGCGAAAGATATTCACACAGCCGATGGTGCGCCAGTTGAGTTCAATGTCACGATTTCAGATGGATTGCACTCGGTTGAAACGACAGCAAATATCGATATTGCTGCTGTTGCTGATGCACCGGATGTTTCAATCACAATTGGTAACCCAACCACGGTTGAAATATATACAGGTAACACTGAGGGTCGAACCTACACGGATCTCGCGACGGTTAAGAATGAGTATGGCCGTCTAAAACGTGAAGGTGACGATAATCAAAACCACATGGTGGATGGTGTCTCAAGCACAGGCATTCTTTACATTGGCCACGGCATGAATGACACGATTCAGATTACCCACGCGAATGTTACGGATGATGTCCTGATTGGTGATGACGGTATCTTAGGCAATAACGACACTGGTATATCGGTTAACGATACACTCGATGCTGGCGCTGGGAACGATATATTGATTGGTGAAGAGGGCTGGGATGCCTTGTATGGTGATGAGGGTATCGATACAGCCGTTTATGCGGGTAATTTTGCCGACTATGAGATCAAACCAACAACCTATAGTTCGACCTCGTTTACCGTCACGGATCTCAATACCTCAGAATATGACGAAGGTACCGATACGTTGCATGATATTGAGTATCTGCAGTTTGCCGATGGTGTTTATCATAATGTGAATGGTGAGTGGGTTCTTGCAACCGAAACCTTCTTGGATTACCCCATTGATATCGATGCATCGGTGACGGACACCGATGGTAGCGAAGTGATCGATAGCATCGTGATTACAGGCCTGCCAGATGGGGCATCTATTGTTGATGCCAATGGCAATGTTGTTGGCAGCGCAGACGGTAATGGCAATTGGACAATCCCGATTGTTAATGGACAGCAGTCGGTATCTATTTCTGGCCTAGCAGTCAGAGCGCCAGAAGATGCGAATGTTGATATCACTGTGACGGCGACTTCTATCGAAACATCAACGCAAGGCACTGCCAGCGAGTCTACCGCATCAAGTAGTGAAGAAGCTGCTGCAGCACATGACATTTTTGTCGACCAAGGCGGCTCTACACCGACGACACTGGTTACTCTAGTGATCGACTCCTCTGGCAGTATGGACTTTGAACCTTATGATGATGTCGATAATCACCCTGATGAAGACAAGATGCGGATTGAGATCGTTCTAGAAGCAAGTATTGCGATGCTTGAGAACCTCAAAACGCAAGAAGGTTGGGAAGATGTACTTGTTCAACTGGTTGATTTCGATGACCGTTACAGTGATTCGTCTGATTCATCAGCAACCTCGCTAGGTTGGTACAGTGTTAACGATGCTATCAGTACCTTGACGACGGCAAAAGATCAGCTTGCTGCTTATGGTGACAACTACTCCGGGGTCTTCAAACCTCAAGGTGGTACCGATTATGAAGAGGCCGCATATGCTGTCATGGGTGGCTACGAGTCCACCACAATCACAAGCATTGAGGGTGAAACTAACGATGTGATTTACTTCCTCAGCGATGGGGAAAGTAATGGTGGCTGGGGTGGCGGCAGCACTGGGCCGAGAGATGAATGGGAAGAGTTCATTGCGGGTAAAGATGTACAAGCTGTTGGCATCGTACGTGATGACCAAGATAAATCTGGCCTTGATGATCTGTCACTGATCTCTAGCAACGTGACTTACTTAAGTGATTCAGAGATTAAAACTGAGTTACCTAAGCTTGTGCCAACCATTGGCCAAGCAGGACAGTTGACATCTGGTATTACAGGTCAAGACGCGGCTTCAGTGGTTATCGATGTCGATAAGCTCTCAGTGTTGAAAATGATCGACAACAATGGCAACGATATTTCGAATCAGCCAGTTATTTCAGAGATCAACGGCCAGTTGAAAGTTGAAACGCAGTACGGTGATTTGCTTATCGAGTCAGATGGCAGCTACTACTTCCAGCCTATTTCTGGTGCGCCTGTCATCGATTCAGGTGAAGCAGTAGGGTTGGAAATTCTTTATACCGTCGCTGACAGCAATGGTAATGAGAGTGAACAATTGTTGTCAGTCAACATTAGCCCATCGTATGAAGCAAATGCCGCCGTGCTGAATACGGTAAATGCCTCTACAGGCGATGATGTCATCGAGGGAACAAACCAAGACGACATTATCTTAGGTCATCAAGGCGATGATACTATAGATGGTGGTTTAGGTGCGGATATCCTCATTGGCGGTGAAGGCGATGATTTGCTGCTTGGTGGCTTGGGTAACGATATTCTCACTGGCGGAGAGGGTAGTGATACCTTTGTCTTCGAATTGGGAAGCCTAGGGGCGAGTAATACAGGCGATGCGGATGTGATTACCGACTTTAGTATCCTTGAAGGTGACAAGCTCGACCTTTCAGACTTGTTCTCTGATTTGCAGCCGAATGATCCGGTGAGCAATTACTTGAACATTAGTGACGACGCTGACGGCAATGCCGTGGTTACTGTCAATAAAGGTGGTGAGTCTTTCACTGTCGAGTTTGAAGGGGTGTCTAGCGCAGATTTAACCAATTATCTTTATGACCCAACGAACCCGGGTTTAATAGAGAAATAGGGATCTGAGACCTAAAAGAAAGCCGGATATCATAGTGATGATATCCGGCTTTTTCTATTGGGCTTTGTTAAACTGGTTTGGCTTATATATTGATGCTTTGTGCAGCAGATTTTCGGTCATTAAAAAACAGCTCAGTTTCTGCAACAATGACATGGCGAAGCATAATCAGGCCGAGCAGGTTAGGGATAGCCATTAAACCATTGACAATATCGGCGATCACCCAAATCATATCGAGTTGCAAGAACGCGCCTAAGGCAATTAAAACAATAAAAACGAGTTTGTAGAATTTCACTGCCTTAATACCAAAGAGATAAACGACGCAACGCTCACCATAGTAGTTCCAGCCTAATATCGTCGTGAAAGCGAAGAAGCTCAACCCAATAGAAACCAAAAGAGGGCCCCAGTAGTTCGCGTTTAAGCCGACTGCAAATGCATAGGTCGTCATCGACGCACCCGCATAGTCACTCTGCCAAGCACCCGTTAACACCAAGGTTAGTCCCGTCATGGTACAAATAATGATGGTGTCAAAGAATGTCCCAGTCATGGAGATCAGGCCTTGGCGTGCCGGAGAGGAAGTTTGCGCAGCCGCTGCAGCCATTGGTGCACTGCCTAACCCGGATTCATTAGAAAATACGCCACGAGCAACACCCGCTTGGATGGCTAACATGATACCTGCACCAAGAAAACCCCCCGTTGCTGCTGTCTGTGTAAATGCACTGCTGATAACGAGGCTGATTGCTGCTGGTACCGCAGATGCATTGCTAATTAACACGATAAGACAGGCAACGATATAGAAAACTGCCATTGATGGAACGACTTTACTCGCGACTTTGGCAATAGATTGGATGCCACCAAGCGTCACAGCAGCGACTAAGCAAGTGAGAACGATCGCTGTCATCCACTTAGGAACGGAAAAGGCCAGCTCTGCCGCGTCCACAATCGCGTTTACTTGTGGGAAAGTACCAATACCAAAACAGGCGACACCTAGTGCGAAGAACGCAAAAAGCTTAGCGAGCCATTTGTTACCGATACCCTGTTCGATAAAGAACATTGGGCCACCAATCATGGCACCATTGGCATCTTTTTGGCGGTATTTTACGGCGAGTAGGCACTCGGCATATTTGGTAGCCATCCCAAACAACGCCGCAAGCCACATCCAAAACAGTGCACCCGGTCCGCCAAGCTTAATTGCAGTGGCGACACCGACAATGTTACCTGTTCCAATGGTTGCCGAAAGCGCAGTACATAAAGCGGCAAAGCTAGAAACATCGCCCTGACCTCCACTATTTTTTGAGAATACCAACTTCAACGCTGTGGGTAAGTGGCGAATTTGAATCGCACCCAAGCGAACAGTGAGGTAGATACCTGTCCCTACGAGTAGGATGAGTAGTGGTGGGCCCCAAACGAGATTGTCGAAAGCAACGAGAAGTGAGTGTAGTTGTTGCACATATCCTCCTTTATAAACATCTTGAAAGGAGGAGACAGAGATCTGGTGAAAATAGATCGGCGAGATCCGGTGTATTAACACCAGCTCTTATCCCCTCTGTCCTTTTGCCTGAGAGTTTCACCTAAATCACTAGGCTTGCTCCTTCGGCGTCCGATTTAACGGATCTCTCCAGAGGTTCCTCCAACAACAGTCCTTGCCTTTTCAGGCGCCTGAAAGATTTACTTCTTCGGCGAGCGAATGCTCTCTCCTGCTGTCTTCATCGGAACGCAAATTGTCGAGAGGATAGTAATAAAAAGATCACGCCTTGTCTTCAAAAACTAGATATAAATCTCATATTTATTTTTAATTAACTAACTATTATCTGCCTTATTGCAAAATATTAACATTGCACGCCAAAGAACTGCCTGAATTTTCGCCACTTTAAATTAGCCACGTCAAAATGCCCCTGCTTAAAGTGAATCTGTTGTCCGAAGCGTGCTTGAGAGAAGCGAAAAAGATCGGTTTTCATCACAACACCCATCTTAGGGTAGCCGCCGATTGTTTGACGATCAGACATCAAGACAATCGGTTGGCCAGCGTTAGTGATTTGTATTGCACCGAGGACAATACCTTCAGATATTACACCGTTTAAGTGGCTGTTAATGGGGGCGCCATTTAAGCAGTAGCCCATACGATTACATTTTTGAGTGACGGTGTAACCTGATTGAAAAAAAGTCGCTTTGGCTTCCGCTTCAAATTGATGGAACTGATAGCTTGGCAATACATGAAGCGTTAGATTTGCATTGTAATTTGGTATGTGACGCGTGGAGAGCGCTTTCATCTTAAGAGGTTGGGTATGTATTTGGTACGGCAACTCATCTTGGTTTTGCAAGGCCAAGCCATCACCATACAAGCCCCCCAATTGATTGCGGATCACAGTACTCTGGCTGTTTAGGGTGTTAGGAACTTTAAACCCGTCTTTCACCGCCAGATAAAGGTAATTACCTGACTTGAAACCGCTAATTGTTAACACATCCCCTGCATTTGCGCGGTGAGTTTGCCAGTGCTGGATGCTGGCGTCATTGAGCTTACTGTTTGCGTCTGCGCCACAGAGCGTAAAATCTGTAGGCGATTGAAATTGAAAAGCACATAATCCTAAGGTGATCTCTAAACAACTCGCATTCGGTGGGTTGTTGAGTAAGGTATTCGCCCAGCAAAATGCGTGAAGATCCATAGGACCACCTTGGCTTAACCCAAAGTGGGCGACACCATAGCGGCCAAGATCTTGCAGAAGAATCGAGGGTCCAGCACGGAGGACGGTTAACATTTCTCTGCCTCCAAGCGCTCAAAATATTGCTCACGTGAAATAGATTCAAACCTTACTTGCATACCGACTTTGAGTAACGAATCTTGTGGACTCTGTTTGTCGAATAGCGGCAGTGGGCATAGCCCTAGTACGTGCCAGCCTCCGGGCGACTCGCTAGGATAGACTGCCGTTTGGCGATCAGCGATCGCAATGCTGCCTGCGTTAACACGCTTTGGTGTAGATAACCTCGGCAAAACAAGCGAGGGAGGTAGCTCGGCCATAAAACCAAATCCCGGCATAAAACCTATTGCACAAACGGTGTAGTGGGTAGACGTATGTAGATGGATCAGTTCCGCGGGGGTCAGCTTTAGCGAAGCCGCAGTCTTATCAAGATCGGTGTAGGCTGCTTGGTGATAGTATCCGGGGATCACAACTGGCGGGGAATGTGGCGATATTGGAGTCGCTTGTGCTACATCGACTAAGACAGTGCGTAGCTCAGTCAAGTCGGGCACTTCTACAAACTCAACGAGCAAGGTTGTATAGGAAGGGGTGAGGTCACGTACATTGCGCACAAAGCGCTGCTTGATGGCTGAGCAAGCAGATTGAATCTGACTTGGTAAACCGACATCAATGTCATTACCAAACTTGATGAGGACGCTATTTTCGTTAACTTGCTGTAGTTCCATTGCGTTGCTTCGAGTCCTAAGCTATTGATCTGATTTTAGCCAGTGCGAGACTTGTCTCACCATCTCGATCGCTTTTGGGGTATCGCCATGTACACAAAGTGAATGGATTGGGAAATTCAGACGCTTTCCAGAATGCGAGGTGATAAATCCTTGCTTTAAATCGTCAATGCGTGATTTCAGCTCAATATCCGAGATGAGTAATGCCTCTGCATGTTGGCGTGGCAGTAGACGGCCATTATCTGCATAGTGGCGATCGACAAATGCTTCGTAGATGAGTGCACATTGATGTTTATCCGCAAGTTGTTGGTAATCGCGGTATTCTTCTGTCGCGAGTGCCATCAAGGGTAATCCTAACCCCGCAGATGTCGATGCTATCGCTTCAAATACCTCATGGTCTTCCATCATTAAATTATACAAGGCACCGTGGGGCTTTATATAGGCTACGGTGGTGTTCTCTAGCAGACAAAATGCTTGCAATGCGCCTACTTGATAGGTGATGAGTGCCTTTATCTCATCGAGAGAGTGGGGTATGGCACGACGCCCAAATCCCACTTTGTCGTCATAGCCGGGGTGAGCACCTATCAGCAATTGGTGCTTCACGGCCAGTTTAACCGTTGTCGCCATGGTTGCTGGGTCAGATGCGTGAAAGCCGCAGGCAATGTTGGCTTGATTGAGAAAAGGAAAGAGTGCTTCATCATTACCGAGCGTCCATGGGCCATAACTTTCACCGACATCGCTGTTAATTTTCATTTTGCTAACACGCCCTTGTTACTTTTTGTTCACAATACCAGTGCAATGAGAAATAGCAAACTCGAAATCCAGACTAAAATTAAAGTGTTAGCACTTTTGGGCGATGACTAACATGGCAATGACGATCAACGAAACAATGAGAAGATAACAATCAATGACAACCTTTCATGAAATGCTCGGTACCGACGATAGTATGTCAGCGACGGAGGTAAAAAAGCGCTATAAATCGATATCGACGCGCGTCCACCCCGATAAAGGAGGGTCTGATGCATTGATGCGTATCGTGACGCAGTCCTATAACTTTGTATTGAAAGGTGATGGTAACAAAGAAGTCTTTAATAGTGTCACGGTTGAAAAAGGGGATGTCAGTAAACTGCAAGCGAAAGTCCGCTTATTGGAGAAGGAAAACCGCCAGCTTAAGGAAGCGTACGACCGAGTACAAAAAGAGAATGACAAGCTAAAAGAAGAACTAAAAGATCAAGTTGCTGAACAGTTTACGCAGCAGCGTCGCCATGACCGAGCCTCTCATCAAACGGATGACGAGTTGAAGCGGCTTAAACGTCAGATTAAAGACAAAGAAAAAGAGTTCGCGAAACTCGAGGCTGAATACAATAGCTATCGTGAGAAGCGTGAACATGCGGTTGCCGTAGAGGGTGAACCGCAGAGACGTCGAGGTCCAAAGCGTGCCAGTGGGTTACTGGTTCTGTTGGGGATCATTTTGGTTGTCGCCATGTTGGGCTCGATGCCGGGTGTGAGCGAGAAAATTGCGGCGTTAATTGCCCCTAAAGAGGCAAAGGAAGAACGCGCAGTAACAATTGTAAGGCCACAAAAGCCAGTTGAAAACGACATCATTGAGTTGGAACCGTTGAGTGAGACCCAACCAGAGGTGATTACGTTGCCAACTGAATTCTTTGATATCCACCCGATCAATCAAGCTGGTATGTGGGGTAACTTTCGCTATCAAGAAAGTGCACGTCCATACATAGCGGTGAAAAGTAAGAAAGGGTCGTACGTTGTTCGTGGGTGTGAAGGGAATTTTTACTTCTACCTTAATTCGCCTAACAAACCGCTACGAGTTTCTCCAAACTTGTCCTATCGCCGTCAGCAAGAGAACTTTCATGTCTACGAGATCCAATATGGAAATGGTTCGGCATTGGATAACTGGTTTGACAGTAACAGTCTGCTGATCAATGGGGAATCATTTGCAAACGCCAATTTTGCTCAAGCAATCAACCGTCATACGCAAACCTGTTTAGCCACAAACCGCTAGTTTGACATTGCCGCATCGTATTGATGCGGCAGGTTTATCGATGGCTCAATGCGGGTTACTGTGTGTTGTTCATCTGAGTTGCGACATCCGATGTTGCCATCGTCAGAGGACGTTTGAATAGGGCTAACTTAAATGCAGCGGGGACAAAGAAGAATGACACTAGGGTGGTAAACACAGTGCCGCCAGCGATAGCGATAGCAAACGGTGGCCAGAATCCACCGCCGCCAATGATGAGCGGCAAGAAGCCACCGACGGTGGTAATCGTTGTCGATGTAATATGTCGAGTGCAACTCATAACACTTGATACGATCTCTTCTCTGTCACCTTGCAATGCCAGTGGACGAGTGCGTAACTCCGCGATGATAACGATCGCAGCGTTAATCGCGAGACCAACCAAACCCAGTAAGCCAATGATTACCGTAAAACCAAAGGGGTAGTTGAACAGCCACACTGACAACAAACCGAGCCCCGCCGCTTGCCCCCCGACTAAGAAAATAATGATGCTCAGGCGGAAGGAATTGAAGGACAGCACAACCACGCCGATCAACAAAGTGAAAACGACGAACAAGTTAGACATCAATTGATTGACCGATTCGTTACGCTCTGCTGACTCACCACCAAGCTCGAGTGTGTACCCCGGTGGGATAGTGATGTTTTTGGCGGCTAAACGCTCTACGAATATATCGAGTGCGGTTTGCGGCAGAATATTGGCTTGCAGATAACCTTCAATGACGTTGACACGACGCCCATCACGACGAGGTATGGCACCAATACCAGGAATAAGTTCGGTTTGTGCTATCGCACTGAGCGGCTGAAACTGGCCATTACCTTGTTCTGCAGTAGGGAACTTAATGTTATCGACCGATTCAATGCCCGTTCGCTGCTGAGCACTTAGCCTCACTCGAATCGGGATTTGTTCGGTAGCTTCAATTAAGTAGCCGCCGGTCACGCCTGAAAGACTTGCGTTAAGGTAGCGGGCAATATCTGACTGCAACATGGCGTTGATTTGGCCTTCATGAAGATTGACATCCACGTTGACGGTTGGCACACCAGGCAGCATAGTTTCACGCGTGTGTACGACATACGGCGTAGTGGCTAAGACACTGCGGATCTCTTCACTTAGGCTACGAATCTTATCGAGGTTGGGGCCGGAAACGCGAATTTCGATCGGGGCGTTAAAGGGGGGACCTTGTTCTAGTTTTCTGACTAAGGCTTGTGCTTGGGGTAAGCGTGTATCAAGTGCAACCTGCAGTTTCGGTATCAAGGTGTTTGCCGTGTTGAAGGTATCTGTTTTCACCATCGCTTGAGCAAAGTTCGCTGACCCTTGGTGTCGGCCGACGAGATTGTAGTAAAACGACGGAAAGTCGCGACCGATGACCCAATTCAAACCTTCAATTCCCTCAAACTCATGGATAATCTCTGATGCCTGATTAACGACAAGGTGGGTAGCATCAATGCTGGCATTTGATGGCAAATGAAGTTGAATTTGAAACATGTCGCGGTCAGAAGGGGGGAAAAATTGCTCAGTGAGTTGGCTAATTGACCAAAAACCGACGCCCGGTACTGATGAGACCAGGAGAACGGTCAAAATAGGATATTGCACCGCCTTCATCACTAAACGTCGAAAGGCATTTGACAGTCTTGGCAGATGAACACCACTGTGATACCAGCGTGGGTCAATGTCTTTGCTCGCAATCACTCGGCCAGCAAAGCCTGCGACTAGGGTGTGTGAAATGAGGTAAGAACCGACGAGAGAGAAGGAAACCGTGATTGCGATAGCGCCGACAAACTCGCCTGCAGAGCCCGGCATTAAGAAGATGGGCGCAAAGGCAAGAATCGTCGTTAATGTTGATCCAAGAAGAGGGATCCACAGATGATGGATAGCATGGAGTGCACTCTCTAAGTTACCTTTCCCTGCTTTTCGCTCTTCTTGAATGGTATCGACCATAACAATGGCATTATCCACCATAATTCCCAAAGCTACGATAAGACCGGTGACTGACATTTGGTTGATCGGAATATCGAACAAGTTCATCAACACCAGTGTAAATGCCGAAGTGAGCGGCAAGGACATGGCGACAATAAAGGCTGAGCGCAATCCAAGCGTAATGAGCAGTACGACAACGATGAGCGCAAAGCCCATTCCCATATTTTTCAGCAACTCGGTTAGCCGCTGTGTGGTGTAACCATTTTGCTCGAACAGTGTCACCATCTTGATATTGCTAGGTAACTCGGCCTGAAAATCAGTATATTTACGGTGTATTCTGTCTGTCCATAGGTCAACTCGCAGTGTTGACTGCATGCGAGACGCAACCACCACAGCGGGTTCACCATCGACAAGTGCGCGTTGTTCATCAGGGGTTTTCGCTTTGCGATAAACCTTTGCGACATCGCCAACGGTCACACGGTGGCCACTACCAAGTGTGAGTAAAGGTGCATTGAGGACGGTTTCGACACTATCGAGAGACTGTGAGAACTCAACTTGAAATCGGTAGCTATCATTGAAGAGTTCGCCCGCACTGGTTTTGGTATCAGAAGATTGAATCAAGCGCGAAATAGAATCCGCAGTGAGCCCAAGGCTGGCTGCTTTTTCTAAATCGAACTCAACCATGATCTCTTCTTCCGGCGCGCCATAAACTTCAACATACTCAGTGCCGGGTAGGTTGCGAAGTTGATTAGCAAGCTCATCTGCATAACGAGAAAGCACGAGGAGATCTGGAGGCGAGTCTTGCGCCCACTTTAGCGCGGTAATTGACGTAAAAGCTTGTGACTTGCTGTTATCAAAGTCGGGTTTGGAGGTGCCAGCAGGAAGGCTGCCGTCGATGTCATTAAGCTTATCTCGGACCTTGGACCAAGCGGCTTCAGTGTCGGACAGTGTCTCGTTGAGCTCGATGTTGATAATCGATATGCCAGTACGTGATACAGACTCGATAAGCTTGATCTCGTCTAGCTCACGTAACGCAAGTTCAATGGGTTCGGTGATCAAAGCTTCAATGTGCTCAGGCTTACTCCCTGGGTTGTAAGTTGAAACACTTCCCCAGCGATTGACAAGCTTGGGATCTTCGGCCCTTGGCAGCGCTTGAATCGCGCCAAGCGCGGAGACCAACAGCATACCGATGCAGAGGATCAGTAGTCGACTGTTCGCAAGAATTTTGTTCATTGGTCACTTTCCCTGCGCGGCTCAATGATCTGTCCGGGGACTAAACGGTGGAGACCATTAACGACCAGTTGGTCACCGTCATGAATTGCCCCTGTAATATAGGCTTTGTGTTGGTTAGCGTGTATGACATTGACCGTACGACGCTCAATTCTGTTGTCATTATCTAGGGCAAACACGTTCCAAACACCGCGTACTCCATCAGTGAGTGCGGAAACTGGCACCCAATAGCCGGGCACCTTTTTCGTTTCTTTGACAGCCAGATAAGCGAGTTGGCCATTTAACAGACCTTGGTCATGAGGCAGACTGAACTTGAGTATCTGGGTACGCGAGAGCCGATCAATTTGCGCGGCTTGACGGATCAGTTGCGCTGGGTAGTCGCTGCCATTGATGCGCAGATTAAAACTATCTTGACCCAACACATTCGCAATCAACTCTGTGGGTAAGCCGATACTCGCTTCAAGTTGCTCTGAAGACAGCAGTGAAATGGCACTTTGCCCGACATTCACCACATCACCAATAGAGACAAAACGGTTAGCAACTAAGCCAGAGTAAGGCGCGTAAAGTGTGGATTTTTCGATACGCAAATTGACCGTCGCTAATGAGGCATCTAACTGGTTTTGGCTGGCAATTAGGACTCGGCGTTCACTTGTCAGTGAATCGATTTCTGCTTCAGCACTGAACCCTTTGGATTTAAGCGTGCGTTGGCGCTTTAGATTTGCATCAATAAGATTAAGTTGCGCATCTAATTGGTTCTTCTGCGCGATAATTTGCGCTTGCTCGGTTTGCAAAATCGCGGTATCTAGGCGCAGCAGTGGCTCACCCACAGCGACGCGGTCCCCAGTGCTAACCCACACTTTATCGACTTTGCCACCGAGTTCAAATCCCAGTGAGGCTTGATTTGCCGCTTCAACCATCCCAGTGAACTCTTTGGTAATCACATAACTATCGGATGCTGTTAGTGCAGCGACGTTGGCGACAGGAATAGAGACTTGGGCGTCAGTTGAAGCGGACTGTCCGGCACTGTTGCAGCCAAAGAGCAAAGCAGAGCAGACAGAGATTACGAGTAGTTTTTTCATAAGGCACCAAAAGCAAGTTTTCAATTGGCATTACAGTTTCAGATGACTATAATGCAATCAAACTAGACTGTCCAGTTTGATTGTTATTAAGATGTAATGGAGGTGCGCGTTGAAACCAAAATCGAAGCGAGAGCTTATCCTTGAAGCAGCGACAAAGCTCTTTATTGAACACGGATATGGCGTGTCTATGGATAACATTGCAAAACAAGCTGGTGTTTCAAAGCAAACGGTTTATAGCCATTTCTCTAATAAAGATAGTTTGTATGAAGTGTGTATTGCAGATAAGTGCCAACAGATTTATCTCATGGAGGAGGCATTTGGTGATGAGCGATTGCTACCTGAAGTCCTTTTTGAATTTGGCCTCGCATTTCATAAGTTTATGCTTTCTTACGAAGCACAGTCGACATTCAAAGCGGCGGTTTCACAACAAGAGTCTCATCCGAACTTAGCGAAGGCCTACTTAAATGCTGGGCCTGAGCGAACAGGGCAACGGTTTGCTGAGTTTCTAACACGACGACAAGCCGCACGTGAACTTAGAGAAGGGATTGATACTCATCAGGCGTCGGTACAGTTTCTGTTGATGTGTCACGGGAGAGCGGTGATCCATCGCCAAATTGGACAAACGCTCAAAGAGTCAGATAAAGA
Proteins encoded in this region:
- a CDS encoding efflux RND transporter periplasmic adaptor subunit, with the protein product MKKLLVISVCSALLFGCNSAGQSASTDAQVSIPVANVAALTASDSYVITKEFTGMVEAANQASLGFELGGKVDKVWVSTGDRVAVGEPLLRLDTAILQTEQAQIIAQKNQLDAQLNLIDANLKRQRTLKSKGFSAEAEIDSLTSERRVLIASQNQLDASLATVNLRIEKSTLYAPYSGLVANRFVSIGDVVNVGQSAISLLSSEQLEASIGLPTELIANVLGQDSFNLRINGSDYPAQLIRQAAQIDRLSRTQILKFSLPHDQGLLNGQLAYLAVKETKKVPGYWVPVSALTDGVRGVWNVFALDNDNRIERRTVNVIHANQHKAYITGAIHDGDQLVVNGLHRLVPGQIIEPRRESDQ
- a CDS encoding TetR/AcrR family transcriptional regulator; this encodes MKPKSKRELILEAATKLFIEHGYGVSMDNIAKQAGVSKQTVYSHFSNKDSLYEVCIADKCQQIYLMEEAFGDERLLPEVLFEFGLAFHKFMLSYEAQSTFKAAVSQQESHPNLAKAYLNAGPERTGQRFAEFLTRRQAARELREGIDTHQASVQFLLMCHGRAVIHRQIGQTLKESDKEKRHYIQECVNMFLAYYGA